A window of Macrotis lagotis isolate mMagLag1 chromosome X, bilby.v1.9.chrom.fasta, whole genome shotgun sequence contains these coding sequences:
- the NDUFAF6 gene encoding NADH dehydrogenase (ubiquinone) complex I, assembly factor 6 isoform X2: protein MWNWLRLVKDSISQKTIGQMRMQFWKTAVEDIYSDNPPHQPVAIELWKAVKRHHLTKRWLMKIIDEREKNLEDKAYRNIQELETYAENTQSSLLYLTLEVLGVRDLHADHAASHIGKAQGIITCLRATPYHTSRRKVFLPMDICMLHGVSQEDFLRKNQDKNVRDVIYDIASQGHLHLKHARSFQKSVPVKAFPAFLQTVALEDYLEKIRRVDFDVFHPLLQQKNTLLALHLYIRSWKKKY, encoded by the exons GTTAAAGACTCAATCTCTCAGAAAACAATTGGCCAAATGCGAATGCAGTTTTGGAAGACAGCCGTGGAAGATATATATTCTGACAATCCACCTCATCAGCCAGTAGCCATTGAACTATggaag gcaGTCAAGAGACATCATCTAACTAAAAGATGGCTTATGAAAATCATTGATGAAAGA gaaaaaaatttggaagacaAAGCTTACAGAAACATCCAAGAACTAGAAACATATGCTGAAAACACACAAAGTTCTCTTCTTTACTTGACGCTGGAAGTTTTGG gtGTAAGGGACCTCCATGCAGATCATGCTGCAAGTCATATTGGGAAAGCACAAGGCATCATCACCTGCTTGAGAGCAACTCCCTATCATACTAGCAGACGAAAGGTGTTTCTTCCCATGGACATTTGCATGCTG CATGGTGTTTCACAAGAAGATTTTTTGCGTAAGAACCAAGATAAAAATGTGAGGGATGTAATTTATGACATTGCCAGCCAGGGACATCTTCATTTAAAACAT GCCAGATCTTTCCAGAAAAGTGTTCCTGTGAAagcatttcctgcttttcttcagacA GTTGCTTTGGAGGATTATTTAGAAAAAATTCGAAGAGTGGATTTTGATGTGTTCCACCCACTATTACAGCAGAAGAACACATTATTAGCATTGCATCTCTATATTAGGTCTTGGAAAAAGaagtattaa
- the NDUFAF6 gene encoding NADH dehydrogenase (ubiquinone) complex I, assembly factor 6 isoform X3 — protein sequence MRMQFWKTAVEDIYSDNPPHQPVAIELWKAVKRHHLTKRWLMKIIDEREKNLEDKAYRNIQELETYAENTQSSLLYLTLEVLGVRDLHADHAASHIGKAQGIITCLRATPYHTSRRKVFLPMDICMLHGVSQEDFLRKNQDKNVRDVIYDIASQGHLHLKHARSFQKSVPVKAFPAFLQTVALEDYLEKIRRVDFDVFHPLLQQKNTLLALHLYIRSWKKKY from the exons ATGCGAATGCAGTTTTGGAAGACAGCCGTGGAAGATATATATTCTGACAATCCACCTCATCAGCCAGTAGCCATTGAACTATggaag gcaGTCAAGAGACATCATCTAACTAAAAGATGGCTTATGAAAATCATTGATGAAAGA gaaaaaaatttggaagacaAAGCTTACAGAAACATCCAAGAACTAGAAACATATGCTGAAAACACACAAAGTTCTCTTCTTTACTTGACGCTGGAAGTTTTGG gtGTAAGGGACCTCCATGCAGATCATGCTGCAAGTCATATTGGGAAAGCACAAGGCATCATCACCTGCTTGAGAGCAACTCCCTATCATACTAGCAGACGAAAGGTGTTTCTTCCCATGGACATTTGCATGCTG CATGGTGTTTCACAAGAAGATTTTTTGCGTAAGAACCAAGATAAAAATGTGAGGGATGTAATTTATGACATTGCCAGCCAGGGACATCTTCATTTAAAACAT GCCAGATCTTTCCAGAAAAGTGTTCCTGTGAAagcatttcctgcttttcttcagacA GTTGCTTTGGAGGATTATTTAGAAAAAATTCGAAGAGTGGATTTTGATGTGTTCCACCCACTATTACAGCAGAAGAACACATTATTAGCATTGCATCTCTATATTAGGTCTTGGAAAAAGaagtattaa
- the NDUFAF6 gene encoding NADH dehydrogenase (ubiquinone) complex I, assembly factor 6 isoform X4 yields MKIIDEREKNLEDKAYRNIQELETYAENTQSSLLYLTLEVLGVRDLHADHAASHIGKAQGIITCLRATPYHTSRRKVFLPMDICMLHGVSQEDFLRKNQDKNVRDVIYDIASQGHLHLKHARSFQKSVPVKAFPAFLQTVALEDYLEKIRRVDFDVFHPLLQQKNTLLALHLYIRSWKKKY; encoded by the exons ATGAAAATCATTGATGAAAGA gaaaaaaatttggaagacaAAGCTTACAGAAACATCCAAGAACTAGAAACATATGCTGAAAACACACAAAGTTCTCTTCTTTACTTGACGCTGGAAGTTTTGG gtGTAAGGGACCTCCATGCAGATCATGCTGCAAGTCATATTGGGAAAGCACAAGGCATCATCACCTGCTTGAGAGCAACTCCCTATCATACTAGCAGACGAAAGGTGTTTCTTCCCATGGACATTTGCATGCTG CATGGTGTTTCACAAGAAGATTTTTTGCGTAAGAACCAAGATAAAAATGTGAGGGATGTAATTTATGACATTGCCAGCCAGGGACATCTTCATTTAAAACAT GCCAGATCTTTCCAGAAAAGTGTTCCTGTGAAagcatttcctgcttttcttcagacA GTTGCTTTGGAGGATTATTTAGAAAAAATTCGAAGAGTGGATTTTGATGTGTTCCACCCACTATTACAGCAGAAGAACACATTATTAGCATTGCATCTCTATATTAGGTCTTGGAAAAAGaagtattaa